One Asterias rubens chromosome 1, eAstRub1.3, whole genome shotgun sequence genomic region harbors:
- the LOC117292821 gene encoding extensin-like has protein sequence MLINDVGVGCNLTFNPANYSYTITQALIPNSQAHHHSYHPSPYPNQPIPLSITPSPHPKQSSHLLLPSPQALISRSPSHHSYHHPKSSYLTVQPITPTITPSHHLKQPVPSLLPSPQVIILNSPANYSYTITQALIPNSQAHHHSYYHPSPYPNQPIPLSNTPSPHPKQSSHLLLPSPQALISSSPSHTPTIIPNNQNKIKVVAN, from the exons TCCAGCCAATTactcctacaccatcacccaagccctcatcccaaacagtcaagcccatcatCACTCCTATCACCCAAGCCCTTATCCCAACCAGCCCATCCCACTctccatcaccccaagtcctcatcccaaacagtccagCCATttactcctaccatcaccccaagccCTCATCTCAAGGAGCCCGtcccatcactcctaccatcaccccaagtcctcatacCTAACAGTCCAGCCAAttactcctaccatcaccccaagccATCATCTCAAGCAGCCCGtcccatcactcctaccatcaccccaagtcatCATCCTAAACAGTCCAGCCAATTACTCGTACACCATcacccaagccctcatcccaaacagtcaagcccatcatCACTCCTACTATCACCCAAGCCCTTATCCCAACCAGCCCATCCCACTCTCCaacaccccaagtcctcatcccaaacagtccagCCATttactcctaccatcaccccaagctCTCATCTCAAGCAGCCCGTCCCACACTCCTACcatcatcccaaaca ACCAAAATAAGATCAAAGTTGTCGCAAATTAA